One window from the genome of Amphiprion ocellaris isolate individual 3 ecotype Okinawa chromosome 23, ASM2253959v1, whole genome shotgun sequence encodes:
- the LOC118469092 gene encoding protein mono-ADP-ribosyltransferase PARP14-like isoform X2, whose amino-acid sequence MKQAVLKRSEHVVELQDGHLELTVRGSLDAHASFNDSTPDAPAESPQSTPASTPLPSGEECELQVDNDPLHNLECPKAEKEREDELASVACSAQLYPEEGRALFRRSTQPGDVDEDSDWKLEEDKNYDGTQGHYEMESHSFDQTTDEVEAYCEVEDEGYKSSGILASLSETATTVASYSLQDGLQVLVCEGDITKQNLDALVNAANEDLDHHGGVAAALSKAGGPEVQKESSTLVKYMGKIPTGDVVVTTGGNLNCKTLLHAVGPVGGKAGGREKILLEQTIQKALNLSEMMEFQSIAIPCISSGVFGVPVTVCCEAIVTAVRKFGSQGGRSLSKIILIDKRGEVVRAMKEACDRLLQGMSSRNSTGLDVEVQMDAAGQDSAAGATAGAPGGSVHVEILQGTIETQQVDVLVCPMVGHDPLSTRVGNILHKTFGSKLTARFREEAGHETLPSDAVLVEGLPGHLSNAVFFLSLAPWDDDQDGTAVEILRAGINNILTSCEDRGFGSVAFPALGVGIALCFPPSVVAKVLLEQIHEFEQDRASSTPLLVRIVIYPTDKESSEAFKSAQEALKCKEFTEDVQQKAQDQASTTKRIVLLGKTGSGKSHLANTIFGENLFGVYHTPNSGTGQCQAETKDVNDRSITLIDTPGFFDTGKPEEKLKDEIVRCITECAPGPHAFLIVLKVEKFSEHEQAVISKIRQYFSDDALNYAVIVFTHGNQLPKGTKIEEFVSQNENLSDLVKKCGGRCHVFDNKHWNNKQQNNYRSNQFQVEELLCTIDEMVAEKNGGYYTNKMLQDVEEEIQKHEEHLRQKLGDLPPEEITKKAKNEVYKRFLIQLAGVGTGVLLGAFCGVVAMVGVIIMAMKNRELMTILRRVPALAGVPAAAAAGGGGEVAVVAGAAVGGVVAVTAGVMGGIIGGQAAEGAATPLEAAERAFEAVRDKGRSTFKQLNVPLR is encoded by the exons ATGAAG CAGGCAGTCCTTAAGAGATCAGAGCATGTCGTGGAGCTTCAAGATGGACATCTGGAGCTCACTGTACGAGGCAGCTTGGATGCTCACGCCTCCTTCAATGACAGTACACCCGATGCTCCAGCAGAG AGCCCTCAGTCGACGCCTGCCTCAACTCCTCTGCCAAGCGGTGAAGAATGTGAACTCCAAGTTGACAATGATCCCCTTCATAACTTGGAATGTCCCAAAGCTGAGAAAGAACGTGAGGACGAGCTCGCCTCTGTGGCCTGCTCTGCTCAGCTTTATCCAGAGGAGGGCAGGGCTTTATTCAGGAGGTCAACTCAGCCCGGTGATGTAGATGAAGATAGTGACTGGAAACTTGAAGAAGACAAAAATTATGATGGAACGCAGGGCCACTATGAGATGGAGTCTCACAGCTTTGATCAGACCACAGATGAGGTGGAAGCATACTGTGAAGTTGAGGATGAAGGTTACAAGTCAAGTGGGATTTTGGCCTCTTTGAGTGAAACAGCCACCACTGTTGCGAGCTACAGCCTTCAGGACGGACTCCAGGTGCTGGTGTGTGAAGGGGACATCACCAAACAGAACCTTGATGCCCTGGTGAACGCCGCCAACGAGGATCTGGACCACCATGGAGGTGTCGCTGCTGCACTGAGCAAAGCAGGTGGTCCTGAAGTGCAGAAGGAGAGCAGTACCTTAGTAAAGTACATGGGCAAAATCCCCACAGGTGATGTTGTAGTGACCACTGGGGGCAACTTAAATTGCAAAACACTTCTGCACGCTGTTGGGCCTGTGGGTGGAAAAGCAGGTGGCAGGGAGAAGATCCTACTGGAGCAAACCATCCAGAAGGCTCTGAAtttatcagaaatgatggagTTCCAGTCCATAGCTATTCCTTGCATCAGCTCAGGTGTGTTTGGCGTTCCTGTCACTGTGTGCTGTGAGGCTATTGTAACTGCTGTTAGGAAGTTTGGTAGTCAGGGAGGGCGAAGTCTGAGCAAGATAATCCTGATTGATAAGAGAGGAGAGGTGGTGAGGGCCATGAAGGAAGCATGTGACAGGCTTCTCCAAGGGATGAGTAGCAGAAACAGCACTGGACTGGACGTGGAGGTCCAGATGGACGCTGCTGGTCAAGACTCAGCAGCAGGAGCCACAGCTGGAGCTCCTGGAGGCAGCGTCCATGTAGAGATCCTTCAGGGAACCATCGAGACCCAGCAG GTGGATGTCCTCGTATGTCCCATGGTCGGCCATGATCCTCTCTCCACCCGTGTTGGAAACATTTTGCACAAAACGTTTGGTTCTAAGCTGACTGCACGGTTTAGAGAAGAAGCAGGGCATGAAACGTTGCCGAGTGATGCAGTACTGGTGGAGGGTTTGCCTGGACATCTTTCCAATGCGGTGTTCTTCCTCAGTCTTGCTCCTTGGGATGATGACCAAGACGGAACCGCAGTTGAG attctTAGAGCGGGCATCAACAACATCCTGACTTCATGTGAGGACAGAGGCTTCGGTTCTGTTGCTTTTCCTGCTCTTGGGGTTGGGATTGCCCTGTGTTTTCCTCCCAGCGTGGTAGCTAAAGTTTTACTGGAGCAAATCCATGAATTTGAACAGGACCGAGCCAGCAGCACACCACTCCTGGTCCGCATCGTCATCTACCCCACTGATAAAGAGTCTAGTGAG GCCTTCAAGTCTGCCCAGGAAGCTTTGAAATGCAAAGAATTCACTGAAGACGTTCAACAAAAGGCCCAAGATCAAG cGTCCACCACAAAGAGAATCGTCCTGCTGGGAAAAACCGGATCTGGGAAGAGCCACCTGGCCAACACTATATTTGGAGAGAATCTCTTTGGTGTATATCATACTCCCAACTCTGGAACAGGTCAATGTCAAGCAGAAACTAAAGATGTCAACGACAGAAGCATCACTTTGATCGACACCCCTGGTTTCTTTGACACGGGGAAGCCTGAGGAGAAATTGAAGGATGAGATAGTGAGGTGTATCACTGAGTGCGCTCCTGGGCCTCACGCTTTCCTCATCGTGCTTAAAGTGGAGAAATTCTCCGAGCACGAGCAGGCTGTCATCTCTAAAATACGCCAGTATTTCTCAGATGACGCTTTAAATTACGCTGTGATTGTCTTCACTCACGGCAACCAGCTCCCCAAAGGGACGAAAATCGAAGAGTTTGTGAGTCAAAATGAGAACCTGAGTGATCTGGTGAAGAAGTGCGGCGGCCGGTGCCACGTCTTCGACAACAAACACTGGAACAACAAGCAGCAGAACAACTACAGGAGCAACCAGTTCCAGGTGGAAGAGTTACTCTGCACGATAGATGAGATGGTGGCGGAAAAAAACGGAGGGTACTACACGAATAAAATGCTGCAAGACGTGGAGgaagaaatacagaaacatgaagAGCACTTGAGACAAAAACTGGGAGACCTGCCACCAGAGGAGAtcacaaaaaaagccaaaaatgaagTGTATAAGAGATTTTTGATCCAGCTGGCGGGGGTTGGAACGGGAGTTTTGTTGGGAGCTTTTTGTGGCGTTGTAGCAATGGTTGGAGTAATTATCATGGCGATGAAAAACAGAGAGTTAATGACAATTCTAAGAAGAGTTCCAGCACTGGCAGGAGTAcctgcagcggcagcagcaggagggggaggagaggtggCTGTAGTAGCTGGTGCAGCAGTGGGGGGTGTAGTGGCTGTAACAGCAGGGGTAATGGGAGGCATCATTGGAGGTCAAGCAGCTGAGGGAGCAGCGACGCCATTGGAGGCTGCAGAGAGGGCGTTCGAGGCTGTCCGGGATAAAGGGAGATCTACTTTTAAGCAGCTGAATGTCCCTCTCCGGTGA
- the LOC118469092 gene encoding protein mono-ADP-ribosyltransferase PARP14-like isoform X1 translates to MCQIGADGASCWQHKEPPQRLVTDYSARSQLLLTPQDAAHVAGLSHSSAMADICQFPVYFECHQLDRKQEKRVEMYFRNRRKSGGGDCGALSRVEEKIYRIAFRDHEVQQAVLKRSEHVVELQDGHLELTVRGSLDAHASFNDSTPDAPAESPQSTPASTPLPSGEECELQVDNDPLHNLECPKAEKEREDELASVACSAQLYPEEGRALFRRSTQPGDVDEDSDWKLEEDKNYDGTQGHYEMESHSFDQTTDEVEAYCEVEDEGYKSSGILASLSETATTVASYSLQDGLQVLVCEGDITKQNLDALVNAANEDLDHHGGVAAALSKAGGPEVQKESSTLVKYMGKIPTGDVVVTTGGNLNCKTLLHAVGPVGGKAGGREKILLEQTIQKALNLSEMMEFQSIAIPCISSGVFGVPVTVCCEAIVTAVRKFGSQGGRSLSKIILIDKRGEVVRAMKEACDRLLQGMSSRNSTGLDVEVQMDAAGQDSAAGATAGAPGGSVHVEILQGTIETQQVDVLVCPMVGHDPLSTRVGNILHKTFGSKLTARFREEAGHETLPSDAVLVEGLPGHLSNAVFFLSLAPWDDDQDGTAVEILRAGINNILTSCEDRGFGSVAFPALGVGIALCFPPSVVAKVLLEQIHEFEQDRASSTPLLVRIVIYPTDKESSEAFKSAQEALKCKEFTEDVQQKAQDQASTTKRIVLLGKTGSGKSHLANTIFGENLFGVYHTPNSGTGQCQAETKDVNDRSITLIDTPGFFDTGKPEEKLKDEIVRCITECAPGPHAFLIVLKVEKFSEHEQAVISKIRQYFSDDALNYAVIVFTHGNQLPKGTKIEEFVSQNENLSDLVKKCGGRCHVFDNKHWNNKQQNNYRSNQFQVEELLCTIDEMVAEKNGGYYTNKMLQDVEEEIQKHEEHLRQKLGDLPPEEITKKAKNEVYKRFLIQLAGVGTGVLLGAFCGVVAMVGVIIMAMKNRELMTILRRVPALAGVPAAAAAGGGGEVAVVAGAAVGGVVAVTAGVMGGIIGGQAAEGAATPLEAAERAFEAVRDKGRSTFKQLNVPLR, encoded by the exons ATGTGTCAGATAGGAGCGGATGGCGCCTCCTGCTGGCAGCATAAAGAACCTCCACAGCGGCTTGTCACCGATTATTCAGCTCGATCCCAGCTTCTCCTCACACCGCAGGACGCTGCGCATGTAGCAGGTCTGTCTCACAGCAGCGCCATGGCTGATATCTGTCAGTTCCCCGTTTACTTTGAGTGTCACCAGCttgacagaaaacaggagaaGAGAGTAGAAATGTATTTCCGTAATCGACGCAAATCAGGCGGCGGTGATTGCGGAGCGCTGAGCAGAGTGGAGGAGAAGATCTACAGGATAGCTTTCAGAGATCATGAAG TTCAGCAGGCAGTCCTTAAGAGATCAGAGCATGTCGTGGAGCTTCAAGATGGACATCTGGAGCTCACTGTACGAGGCAGCTTGGATGCTCACGCCTCCTTCAATGACAGTACACCCGATGCTCCAGCAGAG AGCCCTCAGTCGACGCCTGCCTCAACTCCTCTGCCAAGCGGTGAAGAATGTGAACTCCAAGTTGACAATGATCCCCTTCATAACTTGGAATGTCCCAAAGCTGAGAAAGAACGTGAGGACGAGCTCGCCTCTGTGGCCTGCTCTGCTCAGCTTTATCCAGAGGAGGGCAGGGCTTTATTCAGGAGGTCAACTCAGCCCGGTGATGTAGATGAAGATAGTGACTGGAAACTTGAAGAAGACAAAAATTATGATGGAACGCAGGGCCACTATGAGATGGAGTCTCACAGCTTTGATCAGACCACAGATGAGGTGGAAGCATACTGTGAAGTTGAGGATGAAGGTTACAAGTCAAGTGGGATTTTGGCCTCTTTGAGTGAAACAGCCACCACTGTTGCGAGCTACAGCCTTCAGGACGGACTCCAGGTGCTGGTGTGTGAAGGGGACATCACCAAACAGAACCTTGATGCCCTGGTGAACGCCGCCAACGAGGATCTGGACCACCATGGAGGTGTCGCTGCTGCACTGAGCAAAGCAGGTGGTCCTGAAGTGCAGAAGGAGAGCAGTACCTTAGTAAAGTACATGGGCAAAATCCCCACAGGTGATGTTGTAGTGACCACTGGGGGCAACTTAAATTGCAAAACACTTCTGCACGCTGTTGGGCCTGTGGGTGGAAAAGCAGGTGGCAGGGAGAAGATCCTACTGGAGCAAACCATCCAGAAGGCTCTGAAtttatcagaaatgatggagTTCCAGTCCATAGCTATTCCTTGCATCAGCTCAGGTGTGTTTGGCGTTCCTGTCACTGTGTGCTGTGAGGCTATTGTAACTGCTGTTAGGAAGTTTGGTAGTCAGGGAGGGCGAAGTCTGAGCAAGATAATCCTGATTGATAAGAGAGGAGAGGTGGTGAGGGCCATGAAGGAAGCATGTGACAGGCTTCTCCAAGGGATGAGTAGCAGAAACAGCACTGGACTGGACGTGGAGGTCCAGATGGACGCTGCTGGTCAAGACTCAGCAGCAGGAGCCACAGCTGGAGCTCCTGGAGGCAGCGTCCATGTAGAGATCCTTCAGGGAACCATCGAGACCCAGCAG GTGGATGTCCTCGTATGTCCCATGGTCGGCCATGATCCTCTCTCCACCCGTGTTGGAAACATTTTGCACAAAACGTTTGGTTCTAAGCTGACTGCACGGTTTAGAGAAGAAGCAGGGCATGAAACGTTGCCGAGTGATGCAGTACTGGTGGAGGGTTTGCCTGGACATCTTTCCAATGCGGTGTTCTTCCTCAGTCTTGCTCCTTGGGATGATGACCAAGACGGAACCGCAGTTGAG attctTAGAGCGGGCATCAACAACATCCTGACTTCATGTGAGGACAGAGGCTTCGGTTCTGTTGCTTTTCCTGCTCTTGGGGTTGGGATTGCCCTGTGTTTTCCTCCCAGCGTGGTAGCTAAAGTTTTACTGGAGCAAATCCATGAATTTGAACAGGACCGAGCCAGCAGCACACCACTCCTGGTCCGCATCGTCATCTACCCCACTGATAAAGAGTCTAGTGAG GCCTTCAAGTCTGCCCAGGAAGCTTTGAAATGCAAAGAATTCACTGAAGACGTTCAACAAAAGGCCCAAGATCAAG cGTCCACCACAAAGAGAATCGTCCTGCTGGGAAAAACCGGATCTGGGAAGAGCCACCTGGCCAACACTATATTTGGAGAGAATCTCTTTGGTGTATATCATACTCCCAACTCTGGAACAGGTCAATGTCAAGCAGAAACTAAAGATGTCAACGACAGAAGCATCACTTTGATCGACACCCCTGGTTTCTTTGACACGGGGAAGCCTGAGGAGAAATTGAAGGATGAGATAGTGAGGTGTATCACTGAGTGCGCTCCTGGGCCTCACGCTTTCCTCATCGTGCTTAAAGTGGAGAAATTCTCCGAGCACGAGCAGGCTGTCATCTCTAAAATACGCCAGTATTTCTCAGATGACGCTTTAAATTACGCTGTGATTGTCTTCACTCACGGCAACCAGCTCCCCAAAGGGACGAAAATCGAAGAGTTTGTGAGTCAAAATGAGAACCTGAGTGATCTGGTGAAGAAGTGCGGCGGCCGGTGCCACGTCTTCGACAACAAACACTGGAACAACAAGCAGCAGAACAACTACAGGAGCAACCAGTTCCAGGTGGAAGAGTTACTCTGCACGATAGATGAGATGGTGGCGGAAAAAAACGGAGGGTACTACACGAATAAAATGCTGCAAGACGTGGAGgaagaaatacagaaacatgaagAGCACTTGAGACAAAAACTGGGAGACCTGCCACCAGAGGAGAtcacaaaaaaagccaaaaatgaagTGTATAAGAGATTTTTGATCCAGCTGGCGGGGGTTGGAACGGGAGTTTTGTTGGGAGCTTTTTGTGGCGTTGTAGCAATGGTTGGAGTAATTATCATGGCGATGAAAAACAGAGAGTTAATGACAATTCTAAGAAGAGTTCCAGCACTGGCAGGAGTAcctgcagcggcagcagcaggagggggaggagaggtggCTGTAGTAGCTGGTGCAGCAGTGGGGGGTGTAGTGGCTGTAACAGCAGGGGTAATGGGAGGCATCATTGGAGGTCAAGCAGCTGAGGGAGCAGCGACGCCATTGGAGGCTGCAGAGAGGGCGTTCGAGGCTGTCCGGGATAAAGGGAGATCTACTTTTAAGCAGCTGAATGTCCCTCTCCGGTGA
- the LOC111571729 gene encoding E3 ubiquitin-protein ligase TRIM16-like isoform X1: MAAKQEDQEHHGVELDQDQFCCSVCLDLLKEPVTIYCGHSYCRCCIEGCWDQEEEKGEFSCPQCRETFIPRPVLRRNNMLAEVVRTLKRTSTKADSPPQACSGPADVPCDFCSGTGRTKATMSCLTCLASYCAAHLEPHYCVPVLKKHQLVSATVPLQEKMCSEHNKLMEFYCETDEQLVCSMCTLEEHELHKFVSVSALKDKTKKNLDSTQKKIQEEVQQREKELQELKRAEENVKSCAQTSLTDCDQIFAQLISSMQKRRSEVKQLVSAQEKTAVCQSEELKLQLEEEISRLRRRDAQLEELSHTDDHIYVMQFLSTSCDFPEFTPAAAPLRSFRDVTDCVSELRDNLEAVLKETWPRISTTVSYVDFSLPPAPNSREEFLRYHRPLTLDVTSNYPYLHLIHDNLRLRPSPSSYSAHPDRFTKFPQVLCREGLSERCYWELEWHARTLSAAVAYKDTDRTSDESQFGRNDKSWSLECTAGSYLFRHNNVEEKVSGPPSCRIGVYLDYKAGALSFYHVNDPMVLIHKVLTTFTQPLHPGIGLNYEWYDVGVFAQLVKLW, translated from the exons ATGGCCGCCAAGCAGGAGGATCAGGAGCATCACGGAGTCGAGCTGGACCAGGATCAGTTCTGCTGCTCGGTGTGTCTGGATCTTCTAAAGGAGCCTGTGACCATTTATTGTGGACACAGTTACTGCAGATGCTGTATTGAGGGTTGCTGggaccaggaggaggagaagggggagTTCAGCTGCCCTCAGTGCAGAGAAACCTTCATCCCCAGACCTGTGCTGAGGAGGAACAATATGCTGGCTGAG GTGGTGAGGACACTGAAGAGGACAAGCACCAAAGCGGACTCTCCTCCTCAGGCCTGCAGCGGCCCAGCGGATGTTCCCTGTGATTTCTGCAGCGGAACCGGCCGAACCAAAGCCACCATGTCCTGCTTGACGTGTTTGGCGTCCTACTGTGCAGCTCACCTGGAGCCTCACTACTGTGTTCCTGTGCTGAAGAAGCACCAGCTGGTCTCAGCTACAGTCCCACTGCAGGAGAAGATGTGCTCCGAACACAACAAGCTGATGGAGTTCTACTGTGAGACGGACGAGCAGCTTGTGTGCTCCATGTGCACTCTGGAGGAGCATGAGCTGCACAAATTTGTCTCCGTTTCAGCACTGAAGGACAAAACAAAG AAAAATCTGGATTCAACTCAAAAGAAAATCCAGGAGGAAGTCCAGCAGAGGGAGAAGGAGCTGCAGGAACTGAAGCGAGCTGAGGAGAATGTCAAG AGCTGTGCTCAGACGTCACTGACGGACTGCGACCAGATCTTTGCCCAGCTGATCTCCTCCATGCAGAAGAGACGCAGCGAAGTGAAGCAGCTGGTTTCAGCGCAGGAGAAAACTGCCGTCTGTCAGTCCGAAgagctgaagctgcagctggaggaggagatcagcaggctgaggaggagagaCGCCCAACTGGAGGAGCTGTCGCATACTGACGACCACATCTATGTGATGCAG TTTCTCTCCACATCCTGTGATTTTCCTGAGTTtacacctgctgctgctcctctacGTTCCTTCCGAGATGTGACCgactgtgtgtctgagctgAGAGACAATCTGGAGGCTGTACTGAAGGAAACGTGGCCACGAATCTCAACCACAG tCTCTTATGTCGACTTCTCACTACCACCAGCACCCAACTCCAGAGAAGAGTTTCTACGCT ATCATCGTCCCCTCACTCTGGACGTGACCTCCAACTACCCATATCTCCACCTGATTCACGACAACCTCCGACTGAGGCCTTCCCCCAGCTCCTACTCTGCTCATCCAGACAGGTTCACTAAGTTTCCACAGGTTCTGTGCAGAGAGGGTTTGTCTGAGCGATGCTACTGGGAGCTGGAGTGGCACGCTCGCACTCTGTCTGCAGCGGTGGCCTACAAAGACACCGACCGAACCTCAGACGAGTCCCAGTTTGGTAGAAATGACAAGTCGTGGAGTTTAGAGTGCACAGCGGGCAGCTACTTGTTCCGTCACAATAATGTAGAAGAGAAAGTGTCAGGGCCTCCGTCCTGCAGGATCGGAGTTTACCTGGATTATAAAGCAGGAGCTCTGAGTTTTTATCACGTCAATGACCCGATGGTCCTCATCCACAAAGTCCTGACCACGTTCACCCAGCCTCTCCACCCGGGGATTGGGCTGAACTATGAATGGTATGATGTTGGAGTATTTGCACAGCTGGTCAAGCTATGGTAG
- the LOC111571729 gene encoding E3 ubiquitin-protein ligase TRIM47-like isoform X2 — MAAKQEDQEHHGVELDQDQFCCSVCLDLLKEPVTIYCGHSYCRCCIEGCWDQEEEKGEFSCPQCRETFIPRPVLRRNNMLAEVVRTLKRTSTKADSPPQACSGPADVPCDFCSGTGRTKATMSCLTCLASYCAAHLEPHYCVPVLKKHQLVSATVPLQEKMCSEHNKLMEFYCETDEQLVCSMCTLEEHELHKFVSVSALKDKTKKNLDSTQKKIQEEVQQREKELQELKRAEENVKSCAQTSLTDCDQIFAQLISSMQKRRSEVKQLVSAQEKTAVCQSEELKLQLEEEISRLRRRDAQLEELSHTDDHIYVMQFLSTSCDFPEFTPAAAPLRSFRDVTDCVSELRDNLEAVLKETWPRISTTDHRPLTLDVTSNYPYLHLIHDNLRLRPSPSSYSAHPDRFTKFPQVLCREGLSERCYWELEWHARTLSAAVAYKDTDRTSDESQFGRNDKSWSLECTAGSYLFRHNNVEEKVSGPPSCRIGVYLDYKAGALSFYHVNDPMVLIHKVLTTFTQPLHPGIGLNYEWYDVGVFAQLVKLW, encoded by the exons ATGGCCGCCAAGCAGGAGGATCAGGAGCATCACGGAGTCGAGCTGGACCAGGATCAGTTCTGCTGCTCGGTGTGTCTGGATCTTCTAAAGGAGCCTGTGACCATTTATTGTGGACACAGTTACTGCAGATGCTGTATTGAGGGTTGCTGggaccaggaggaggagaagggggagTTCAGCTGCCCTCAGTGCAGAGAAACCTTCATCCCCAGACCTGTGCTGAGGAGGAACAATATGCTGGCTGAG GTGGTGAGGACACTGAAGAGGACAAGCACCAAAGCGGACTCTCCTCCTCAGGCCTGCAGCGGCCCAGCGGATGTTCCCTGTGATTTCTGCAGCGGAACCGGCCGAACCAAAGCCACCATGTCCTGCTTGACGTGTTTGGCGTCCTACTGTGCAGCTCACCTGGAGCCTCACTACTGTGTTCCTGTGCTGAAGAAGCACCAGCTGGTCTCAGCTACAGTCCCACTGCAGGAGAAGATGTGCTCCGAACACAACAAGCTGATGGAGTTCTACTGTGAGACGGACGAGCAGCTTGTGTGCTCCATGTGCACTCTGGAGGAGCATGAGCTGCACAAATTTGTCTCCGTTTCAGCACTGAAGGACAAAACAAAG AAAAATCTGGATTCAACTCAAAAGAAAATCCAGGAGGAAGTCCAGCAGAGGGAGAAGGAGCTGCAGGAACTGAAGCGAGCTGAGGAGAATGTCAAG AGCTGTGCTCAGACGTCACTGACGGACTGCGACCAGATCTTTGCCCAGCTGATCTCCTCCATGCAGAAGAGACGCAGCGAAGTGAAGCAGCTGGTTTCAGCGCAGGAGAAAACTGCCGTCTGTCAGTCCGAAgagctgaagctgcagctggaggaggagatcagcaggctgaggaggagagaCGCCCAACTGGAGGAGCTGTCGCATACTGACGACCACATCTATGTGATGCAG TTTCTCTCCACATCCTGTGATTTTCCTGAGTTtacacctgctgctgctcctctacGTTCCTTCCGAGATGTGACCgactgtgtgtctgagctgAGAGACAATCTGGAGGCTGTACTGAAGGAAACGTGGCCACGAATCTCAACCACAG ATCATCGTCCCCTCACTCTGGACGTGACCTCCAACTACCCATATCTCCACCTGATTCACGACAACCTCCGACTGAGGCCTTCCCCCAGCTCCTACTCTGCTCATCCAGACAGGTTCACTAAGTTTCCACAGGTTCTGTGCAGAGAGGGTTTGTCTGAGCGATGCTACTGGGAGCTGGAGTGGCACGCTCGCACTCTGTCTGCAGCGGTGGCCTACAAAGACACCGACCGAACCTCAGACGAGTCCCAGTTTGGTAGAAATGACAAGTCGTGGAGTTTAGAGTGCACAGCGGGCAGCTACTTGTTCCGTCACAATAATGTAGAAGAGAAAGTGTCAGGGCCTCCGTCCTGCAGGATCGGAGTTTACCTGGATTATAAAGCAGGAGCTCTGAGTTTTTATCACGTCAATGACCCGATGGTCCTCATCCACAAAGTCCTGACCACGTTCACCCAGCCTCTCCACCCGGGGATTGGGCTGAACTATGAATGGTATGATGTTGGAGTATTTGCACAGCTGGTCAAGCTATGGTAG